One region of Bradyrhizobium betae genomic DNA includes:
- a CDS encoding ABC transporter ATP-binding protein, producing MAGMSSKPFISLQGVRKVYRSGGAEFLAVSDVTMDVQEGELVSLVGPSGCGKTTVMKILAGLHGADGGTVKIGNAESPFDATRDIGMVFQQALLLKWRTILDNVLLPAEIVGLPMKAARERARDLLNLVGLSGYEQKYPQQLSGGMQQRTAIARAFIHDPKLILMDEPFGALDALTREQMNLEMLRIWRESGKTIIFVTHSIQEAVFLSSHCAVLTAGPAKMADYFPIDLPFPRDLPLKTTDAFGAYARRIYAKLGLGAA from the coding sequence ATGGCTGGCATGAGCTCAAAACCCTTCATCAGCCTGCAAGGCGTCCGCAAGGTCTACCGCAGCGGCGGCGCCGAATTTCTGGCGGTCTCCGACGTCACCATGGACGTACAGGAAGGCGAGCTGGTCTCGCTGGTCGGCCCGTCCGGCTGCGGCAAGACCACGGTGATGAAGATCCTGGCCGGCCTGCACGGCGCCGACGGCGGCACGGTGAAGATCGGCAACGCCGAAAGTCCGTTCGATGCCACCCGCGACATCGGCATGGTGTTCCAGCAGGCTCTGCTCTTGAAGTGGCGCACCATCCTGGACAACGTGCTGCTGCCGGCCGAGATCGTCGGCCTGCCGATGAAGGCCGCGCGCGAGCGGGCGCGCGACCTGCTCAACCTCGTTGGCCTCTCAGGCTACGAGCAGAAATATCCGCAGCAGCTCTCGGGCGGCATGCAGCAGCGCACCGCGATCGCGCGCGCCTTCATTCACGACCCCAAGCTGATCCTGATGGACGAGCCGTTCGGCGCGCTGGATGCGCTGACGCGGGAGCAGATGAATCTGGAGATGCTGCGGATCTGGCGCGAGAGCGGCAAGACCATCATCTTCGTCACGCATTCGATCCAGGAAGCCGTATTCCTGTCCTCGCACTGCGCGGTGCTGACGGCGGGCCCTGCGAAGATGGCTGACTACTTCCCGATCGACCTGCCCTTCCCGCGCGACCTGCCGCTGAAGACGACCGACGCGTTCGGCGCCTATGCACGGCGCATCTATGCCAAGCTCGGGCTGGGCGCGGCGTGA
- a CDS encoding YadA family autotransporter adhesin, translating into MTLRNSTGGTAGRRNLRPIASCLALLLATTFLHTGSALAADYTAGGGVTNAPSGFATAVGPSSSTQGIFASAFGYSSNATGNAAVAVGSLSGANGDNATAIGNAATATGLSASAFGDNATATGATATAAGAQASAIGASASAFGNLAFASGATATATGFQSIASGAAATATGATAFAFGNNATATGANSIASGDFATATGQDSRATGQYATATGMGSRANGAAATTYGQGSVATGGNAVALGASSNATGNLAIAVGNNAGATGNAATAVGTFAFATGEGTVSLGTSANANATNATALGAGATVSGTNSVAIGAGSVATAANTVSFGTAGNERRLTNVAAGVNATDAVNMSQISGITSGFQSQIGSLQSQIGNNLTEARRGIAAAVAAASAPMPSAPGKTTWQVRGSAFHGEGGFGVGFAHRLKTAMPLTVVGGYGNGGGTEHTAYVGVGGEF; encoded by the coding sequence ATGACCTTACGGAACAGCACTGGCGGAACCGCCGGCAGGAGAAATCTCCGCCCGATCGCATCCTGCCTCGCTCTTCTCCTCGCGACCACATTCCTCCACACCGGTTCCGCGCTGGCGGCCGACTACACGGCAGGCGGCGGCGTCACCAACGCGCCATCCGGCTTTGCCACGGCGGTGGGGCCAAGCTCGTCGACCCAGGGGATATTCGCCTCTGCCTTTGGCTACTCATCCAACGCCACCGGCAATGCCGCCGTTGCGGTCGGCTCGTTGTCCGGCGCGAACGGCGACAACGCGACCGCGATCGGCAACGCCGCCACCGCCACCGGGCTATCGGCCAGTGCCTTTGGCGATAACGCCACCGCAACCGGCGCCACCGCGACGGCTGCCGGTGCGCAAGCCAGCGCCATTGGCGCGAGCGCCTCTGCGTTCGGCAATCTGGCCTTCGCGAGCGGGGCGACCGCTACCGCGACGGGCTTCCAAAGCATCGCGTCCGGTGCGGCGGCAACCGCAACTGGCGCGACCGCCTTTGCCTTCGGCAACAATGCAACCGCGACCGGCGCCAACAGTATTGCCAGTGGCGACTTTGCGACCGCGACCGGCCAGGATAGCCGCGCGACCGGCCAGTATGCGACCGCGACGGGCATGGGCAGCCGCGCCAACGGCGCCGCTGCCACGACCTATGGTCAGGGCAGCGTCGCCACAGGCGGCAACGCTGTGGCCCTCGGCGCCAGCAGCAACGCCACAGGCAATCTGGCGATCGCGGTTGGCAACAACGCAGGCGCCACCGGCAACGCCGCGACCGCGGTCGGCACCTTCGCCTTTGCGACCGGCGAGGGGACTGTCTCGCTCGGAACGTCCGCCAACGCAAACGCGACCAACGCCACCGCGCTCGGCGCAGGCGCGACCGTATCGGGGACCAATTCCGTCGCGATCGGCGCAGGCTCGGTCGCGACCGCCGCCAACACGGTGTCGTTCGGCACGGCCGGCAACGAGCGGCGCCTGACCAATGTCGCCGCCGGCGTCAACGCGACCGATGCCGTCAACATGAGCCAGATCTCCGGCATCACCTCCGGCTTCCAGTCGCAGATCGGCTCGCTGCAGTCGCAGATCGGCAACAATTTGACCGAGGCGCGGCGCGGCATCGCCGCAGCGGTTGCCGCGGCCAGCGCGCCGATGCCGTCGGCGCCGGGCAAGACGACCTGGCAGGTGCGCGGCTCGGCGTTTCACGGCGAAGGCGGCTTCGGTGTCGGTTTCGCGCACCGGCTCAAGACCGCTATGCCGCTCACCGTCGTGGGCGGCTACGGCAATGGCGGTGGCACCGAGCACACCGCCTATGTCGGGGTTGGTGGGGAATTTTGA
- a CDS encoding TRAP transporter substrate-binding protein, which translates to MKRRTFLKGGAVAGATTLVAAPAIAQSAPEIKWRLTSSFPKSLDTIYGTAQTFAKYVAEATDNKFQIQTFAAGELVPGLQALDAVSVATVEMAQTPLYFYIGKEPALAYATGAPFGMNHRHQESWWYFGGGADLTNEALKPFKTHAILCGNSGTQMGGWFRKEIKTVDDLKGLKFRIAGMGGHVLARLGVVPQQLAGGDIYAALEKGSLDAVEFVGPYDDEKLGFQKVAKYYYFPGWWEGGAMLHMIVNDEKWASLPKHYQAVVNQAASAAGAWMLEKYDSVNPAALKRLIANGAELKAFPQPVMEACYNATQEHLNELAAKSDLFKRTKDSHDAYMKELLFYTQIAENFYDNYLLGKMRNKS; encoded by the coding sequence ATGAAACGCCGTACATTCCTCAAGGGCGGCGCGGTTGCCGGCGCGACGACATTGGTTGCTGCACCTGCGATCGCGCAATCGGCGCCCGAGATCAAATGGCGCCTGACATCGAGCTTCCCGAAGTCGCTCGACACCATCTACGGCACGGCGCAGACCTTTGCGAAATATGTTGCCGAGGCTACCGACAACAAATTCCAGATCCAGACCTTCGCGGCCGGCGAACTCGTCCCCGGCCTGCAGGCACTGGATGCCGTCAGCGTCGCCACCGTCGAGATGGCGCAGACGCCGCTCTATTTCTACATCGGCAAGGAGCCGGCGCTGGCCTATGCCACCGGCGCGCCGTTCGGCATGAACCATCGCCATCAGGAGTCCTGGTGGTATTTCGGCGGCGGCGCCGATCTCACCAACGAAGCGCTGAAGCCGTTCAAGACGCACGCCATCCTGTGCGGAAATTCCGGCACCCAGATGGGCGGCTGGTTCCGCAAGGAGATCAAGACGGTCGACGATCTCAAGGGCCTCAAATTCCGCATCGCCGGCATGGGCGGCCATGTGCTGGCGCGGCTCGGCGTGGTGCCGCAGCAGCTCGCAGGCGGCGACATCTATGCGGCGCTGGAGAAAGGCTCGCTCGACGCGGTGGAGTTCGTCGGCCCGTATGACGACGAGAAGCTCGGCTTCCAGAAAGTCGCCAAGTACTATTACTTCCCCGGCTGGTGGGAAGGCGGCGCCATGCTGCACATGATCGTCAACGACGAGAAATGGGCGAGCCTGCCGAAGCATTATCAGGCGGTGGTGAACCAGGCCGCCTCGGCGGCGGGCGCCTGGATGCTCGAGAAATACGACAGCGTGAACCCGGCGGCCCTCAAGCGGCTGATCGCCAACGGTGCGGAGCTGAAGGCGTTCCCGCAGCCGGTGATGGAAGCCTGCTACAACGCGACCCAGGAGCATCTGAACGAGCTCGCCGCCAAGAGCGATTTGTTCAAGCGCACCAAGGACAGCCACGACGCCTATATGAAGGAACTGCTGTTCTACACGCAGATCGCGGAAAACTTCTACGACAACTACCTGCTCGGCAAGATGCGCAACAAGAGCTGA
- a CDS encoding DUF2778 domain-containing protein yields MLSLAAVALALGAAAWVADLGGLNLGESNSGDSSPLVSAALPPANAPSFDDRFASLSGSLPARDLGLRTLERSALNAVQLKLRDAKAMLAQKLQGDDWRSTLTDDERTAVDERRPSQRADAVPMPRSRPAQADFSAQIASSQAYAETNPRVDNRNFFEKFTDKIRLASLTPDSGLFGKAPDLAALGYDSRTAVYDISAKALYLPSGVALEAHSGMGALMDDPEHVDQRMVGATPPATYDLKPRERLFHGIRALRLTPTEGTSALGRVGLLTHNYMLGPRGDSNGCVSIKDYDRFLKAWDNGEFNRLVVVPSLSGSAIAAQRASTDS; encoded by the coding sequence TTGCTGTCTTTGGCTGCCGTCGCGCTGGCGCTCGGCGCGGCTGCCTGGGTCGCTGACCTCGGCGGTTTGAATCTCGGCGAGTCGAATTCGGGCGATTCGAGCCCGCTGGTGTCTGCCGCGTTGCCGCCCGCCAATGCCCCTTCGTTCGACGACCGTTTTGCGTCGCTGTCGGGCAGCCTGCCCGCCCGCGACCTCGGCCTGCGAACGCTGGAGCGCTCCGCCCTGAATGCCGTGCAGCTCAAGCTGCGCGATGCCAAGGCGATGCTCGCCCAGAAACTCCAGGGCGACGACTGGCGCTCGACTCTGACCGATGACGAGCGGACGGCGGTTGACGAGAGGCGTCCTTCCCAACGTGCCGATGCGGTTCCGATGCCGCGGTCGCGCCCGGCCCAGGCGGATTTCTCCGCCCAGATCGCCTCCAGCCAGGCCTATGCGGAGACCAACCCCAGGGTCGACAACCGCAACTTCTTCGAGAAGTTCACCGACAAGATCAGGCTGGCCTCGCTGACGCCCGATAGCGGCCTGTTCGGCAAGGCGCCGGATCTTGCCGCCCTCGGCTACGATTCGCGGACGGCCGTTTATGACATCTCGGCCAAGGCCCTCTACCTGCCGAGCGGCGTCGCGTTGGAAGCACATTCGGGCATGGGCGCGCTGATGGACGACCCGGAGCATGTCGACCAGCGCATGGTGGGCGCGACGCCGCCTGCGACCTACGATCTGAAGCCGCGCGAAAGACTGTTTCACGGCATTCGGGCGCTGCGCCTGACGCCGACTGAGGGCACCAGCGCGCTCGGCCGCGTCGGCCTTCTCACCCACAACTACATGCTGGGGCCGCGCGGCGATTCCAACGGCTGCGTTTCGATCAAGGACTATGATCGTTTCCTCAAGGCTTGGGACAACGGCGAATTCAACCGTCTGGTCGTGGTGCCGAGCCTGAGCGGATCGGCGATTGCCGCGCAGCGCGCGAGCACCGACTCTTGA
- a CDS encoding DUF1810 domain-containing protein — MTAPFDLERFVQAQNPVYRDVRGELARGRKQSHWMWFVFPQIAGLGFSAMSQRYAIASRAEATAYLAHPVLGPRLIECTRLVLAVEGRTINAILGAPDDAKFHSAMTLFGAVSDDPIFGEALARYFASERDGATLEILAALDRKA, encoded by the coding sequence ATGACCGCCCCTTTCGATCTTGAACGCTTCGTCCAGGCCCAGAATCCGGTCTATCGCGACGTCCGGGGGGAACTGGCCCGGGGACGGAAGCAAAGTCATTGGATGTGGTTCGTTTTCCCGCAAATCGCGGGCCTCGGCTTCAGCGCCATGTCCCAGCGCTACGCCATCGCCTCGCGCGCGGAGGCCACGGCCTACCTCGCCCACCCCGTCCTTGGCCCGCGCCTGATCGAATGCACCCGACTCGTACTCGCCGTCGAGGGACGAACCATCAACGCGATCCTCGGCGCGCCTGATGACGCCAAGTTCCACTCGGCGATGACGCTGTTCGGGGCCGTGTCCGATGATCCGATTTTTGGCGAGGCGCTCGCCCGGTATTTCGCAAGCGAGCGCGACGGCGCCACGCTGGAAATCCTCGCCGCGCTTGATCGAAAGGCCTAG
- a CDS encoding methyl-accepting chemotaxis protein, with translation MKIGTLLTTAIVSLSTVGGGLAVYVAVTKYQTMDRIAEAQGRLAIVRAASDIPRYLNPERGFATNILYGPATVDPAQLTEHDKLRKQTDGARDKMNALRKELPGSLDDGNTIGSNIDGINSKFTALRDAIDKAIAGPADARKDAARKVVADNAVLNAGVTALLNEQVRRMAILNGDAYRQSNYANIAMTLRDIGGLNASVHKNLVGGKKVATDAEKADVARMQGRNDQIVMSLMELRGNPATPANVAAALENMNSVYVEEFGRELKLVKDGAVSGKYDHDVETYYAASQKGLGSIIGVRDALYDNAEQILAGASSAARTSFSIALVGLVAVLIASAGLIVMVRRRVCAPIVSLTTRMSRLADGDVAEDIPGAERADEIGAMAAAVKVFKDNMIRADRLAAEKQAENDGKMRRAQALDSLTRAFEAKVTELVGGLSRASSTMENTAQSMTTTAAQTNSQAAIVAAASQQTSTNVQTVASATEELTSSISEIGRQVAQSTEIAARAVDNARRTGDTARALAEGAQKIGDVVTLIQSIAEQTNLLALNATIEAARAGEAGRGFAVVASEVKSLAGQTAKATTEISEQITAIQAASDETVTAIRNVADVIAEIDQIGTAIAAAIEEQGSATKEISRSVQEAARGTQEVNTNISGVQRAADDTGAAAREVLGAAEQLSTQSRDLAGQFDRFLGEVRAA, from the coding sequence ATGAAAATCGGTACGCTCCTGACCACCGCCATCGTCTCGCTCTCGACCGTGGGCGGCGGCCTCGCCGTCTACGTCGCCGTGACGAAATACCAGACGATGGACAGGATCGCCGAAGCGCAAGGGCGGCTCGCGATCGTCCGCGCCGCCAGCGACATCCCGCGCTATCTCAACCCCGAGCGCGGCTTCGCCACCAACATCCTCTACGGACCCGCGACCGTCGATCCGGCCCAGCTCACCGAGCATGACAAGCTGCGCAAGCAGACCGACGGCGCCCGCGACAAGATGAACGCACTGCGCAAGGAGCTGCCAGGTTCGCTCGACGACGGCAACACCATCGGCAGCAACATCGACGGCATCAATTCGAAATTCACCGCGCTTCGCGACGCTATCGACAAGGCGATCGCCGGCCCCGCAGATGCGCGCAAGGATGCCGCCAGGAAGGTTGTTGCCGACAATGCCGTGCTCAACGCCGGCGTCACCGCGCTGCTCAACGAGCAGGTCCGCCGCATGGCGATCCTGAACGGCGATGCCTACCGCCAGTCCAACTACGCCAACATCGCCATGACATTGCGCGACATCGGCGGCCTCAATGCCAGCGTGCACAAGAACCTCGTCGGCGGCAAGAAGGTCGCGACCGATGCCGAGAAGGCCGACGTCGCCCGTATGCAGGGCCGCAACGACCAGATCGTGATGTCGCTGATGGAATTGCGCGGCAATCCGGCGACGCCCGCCAACGTCGCGGCCGCGCTCGAGAACATGAATTCGGTCTATGTCGAGGAGTTCGGCCGCGAGCTCAAGCTGGTCAAGGACGGCGCCGTCAGTGGCAAATACGACCATGACGTCGAGACCTACTACGCGGCGTCGCAAAAGGGCCTCGGCTCGATCATCGGCGTCCGCGACGCGCTCTACGACAACGCCGAGCAGATCCTCGCCGGCGCCTCCTCCGCCGCGCGCACCAGCTTCTCCATCGCGCTGGTCGGCCTCGTTGCGGTGCTGATCGCCAGCGCCGGCCTCATCGTGATGGTTCGCCGCCGCGTCTGTGCTCCGATCGTCAGCCTGACGACCCGGATGTCGCGGCTTGCCGACGGCGACGTTGCCGAGGACATCCCCGGCGCCGAGCGCGCGGACGAGATCGGGGCCATGGCTGCCGCCGTGAAGGTCTTCAAGGACAACATGATCCGCGCCGACCGGCTCGCGGCCGAGAAGCAGGCCGAGAACGATGGCAAGATGCGCCGCGCCCAGGCGCTCGACAGCCTCACCCGCGCGTTCGAAGCAAAGGTCACCGAACTGGTCGGCGGCCTGTCCCGCGCTTCGTCCACCATGGAGAACACGGCTCAGTCGATGACCACGACGGCGGCCCAGACCAACAGCCAGGCCGCGATCGTTGCCGCCGCCTCGCAGCAGACCTCGACCAACGTGCAGACGGTTGCCAGCGCGACCGAAGAGCTGACCTCCTCGATCTCCGAGATCGGCCGTCAGGTCGCGCAAAGCACCGAGATCGCGGCCCGTGCCGTCGACAACGCCCGCCGCACCGGCGACACCGCGCGCGCCCTCGCCGAGGGCGCCCAGAAGATCGGCGACGTCGTCACGCTGATCCAGAGCATCGCCGAGCAGACCAATCTGCTCGCATTGAACGCGACCATCGAAGCCGCCCGTGCCGGTGAAGCCGGCCGCGGCTTTGCCGTGGTGGCGTCCGAGGTGAAGTCGCTCGCCGGCCAGACCGCAAAGGCCACCACCGAAATCTCCGAGCAGATCACGGCGATCCAGGCCGCGAGCGACGAAACCGTGACCGCGATCCGCAACGTCGCCGACGTCATCGCCGAGATCGACCAGATCGGCACCGCGATTGCGGCCGCGATCGAGGAACAGGGCTCGGCGACCAAGGAGATTTCCCGCAGCGTCCAGGAGGCCGCCCGCGGCACCCAGGAGGTCAACACCAACATATCGGGCGTGCAGCGCGCCGCCGACGACACCGGTGCAGCCGCCCGCGAGGTGCTGGGCGCAGCCGAGCAACTCTCGACGCAGTCACGCGATCTCGCCGGCCAGTTCGACCGCTTCCTCGGCGAAGTCAGGGCCGCGTAG
- a CDS encoding NADPH-dependent FMN reductase: MSHRILVLYGSYRSDRMGIRLANFVIDRLRARGEDVAFIDAKAIGLPMLDRMYKEYPSGSAPEALEKLAGQIRGADGFVFVTGEYNWGIQPGLKNLTDHFLEEWFWRPAAIVSYSAGRLSGARASTAWHGTLSEMGMVVVSSTIGVGPIAQTLSAESEPIGEGGKALERSFPRFADDLSWWIEAAKAQRARKTPPY; this comes from the coding sequence ATGAGCCATCGCATCCTCGTCCTCTACGGTTCCTACCGGTCCGACCGCATGGGCATCCGCCTTGCGAATTTCGTCATCGATCGCCTGCGCGCCCGCGGCGAGGACGTCGCGTTCATCGACGCCAAGGCCATCGGCCTGCCGATGCTCGATCGCATGTACAAGGAATATCCCAGCGGTTCCGCGCCGGAGGCGCTGGAGAAGCTCGCCGGTCAGATCCGCGGTGCCGACGGTTTCGTCTTCGTCACCGGGGAATACAATTGGGGCATCCAGCCCGGCCTGAAGAACCTCACCGATCATTTTCTCGAAGAGTGGTTCTGGCGCCCCGCCGCGATCGTGAGCTATTCCGCCGGCCGCCTGTCCGGTGCGCGCGCATCCACCGCCTGGCACGGCACGCTGTCGGAGATGGGCATGGTGGTGGTGTCGAGCACGATCGGCGTCGGTCCGATCGCGCAGACGCTCTCGGCCGAGAGCGAGCCGATCGGCGAGGGCGGCAAGGCATTGGAGCGGTCGTTCCCGCGCTTTGCCGATGATCTCTCGTGGTGGATCGAGGCCGCCAAGGCGCAGCGGGCGCGCAAGACGCCGCCGTATTGA
- a CDS encoding AraC family transcriptional regulator — translation MNSSDDAPALAPKVFRFSDVDEYRNAIRGLDFEFTPFVRTISAEQVILSLPGCDVNLTRAFPRVVDARLVENCTAIGFTMDDLDVPVRFNGTQRARPIIVVGSGGAAYTMIEEVQRQIASVVFRPEVTDRGWPRAAFSFKIFETTAAGLERLRSVVREVLAAASEPADPLHVPLKAAAMRETLLGAVDEAFQSVVPARWTLRPNDERNFRIFQDIRALLSDDLSQPIYSEEIARKLGLSVRTMHDVVRRYRGMSLHRYLRLHRLWLVRKRLLAGADSVKAVALTFGFWHLSDFSRSYRDQFGEAPSQTLEHGRRR, via the coding sequence ATGAACAGCAGTGATGATGCGCCAGCGCTGGCGCCAAAGGTATTTCGCTTCTCGGACGTCGACGAATATCGAAATGCCATACGAGGCCTGGATTTCGAGTTCACGCCTTTCGTACGGACGATTTCGGCCGAGCAGGTCATTCTGTCGTTGCCGGGCTGCGACGTGAATTTGACGCGGGCGTTTCCCCGGGTGGTTGACGCCCGGCTGGTCGAGAACTGCACGGCGATCGGGTTCACGATGGACGACCTCGATGTCCCGGTCCGGTTCAACGGCACGCAGCGCGCGCGTCCGATCATCGTCGTGGGCAGCGGCGGCGCAGCTTACACGATGATCGAGGAAGTCCAGCGACAGATCGCCTCGGTGGTCTTCAGGCCGGAGGTGACGGATCGCGGCTGGCCACGAGCGGCCTTCAGCTTCAAGATTTTCGAGACGACCGCCGCGGGCCTGGAGCGGCTTCGCAGCGTGGTTCGTGAGGTGCTGGCGGCGGCATCGGAGCCAGCCGACCCATTGCACGTGCCGTTGAAGGCCGCGGCCATGAGGGAGACCCTGCTCGGAGCCGTCGACGAGGCCTTCCAAAGCGTCGTTCCGGCACGATGGACCCTGCGTCCGAACGACGAGCGGAACTTCAGGATCTTCCAGGACATCCGCGCGCTGCTGTCCGACGACCTCTCGCAGCCGATCTACAGCGAGGAGATCGCACGCAAGCTCGGCCTGTCCGTCCGCACCATGCATGATGTCGTGCGCCGTTATCGCGGCATGAGCCTGCATCGCTATCTGCGCCTGCACCGGCTGTGGCTGGTCCGCAAGCGGCTGCTGGCCGGCGCCGACAGCGTCAAGGCCGTCGCACTGACGTTCGGCTTCTGGCATCTCAGCGATTTCTCCAGAAGCTATCGCGACCAGTTCGGCGAGGCGCCGTCGCAGACGTTGGAGCATGGCCGGCGGCGATAG
- a CDS encoding DUF2336 domain-containing protein — translation MMANSPADILVELAEAVATCPLDRCTRILSGIVQLLTGNRDRSQELLAGVIDGVLLRLTDRVEIRELIQLGTTLAELKVAPPETLRRLALHDDPDVACPVLLTSQALSAADLAAVAASSSERHQLAIGARNCIEAAVSEALIESGTSAVCLALIKNPGAKFSEAAYAALIARADEDGEIAKALALRPGTPDQVVRKLLSVSPGKPPPAKPTASAVSPAQAAAPKPPSPAAYASARPEIVALNRVGKLNDSAVNRFAIRGETANLYTALSVLSGAPIAIVERVMIDDDCEGLVMACRASRLNWATTLAILSNRSGARLSFAARERAQHIFETQLLSTSQWTVRWGEIAARAGTGDQGHRGAKMGANR, via the coding sequence ATGATGGCAAATTCGCCTGCTGATATTCTGGTTGAGTTGGCCGAAGCGGTCGCAACGTGTCCGCTGGACCGCTGCACGCGCATCCTGTCCGGCATAGTGCAATTGCTCACTGGCAACCGCGACAGGTCCCAGGAACTGCTGGCCGGTGTCATCGACGGCGTCCTTTTGCGATTGACCGACCGGGTCGAGATCAGGGAGCTGATTCAACTCGGCACTACGCTGGCCGAGCTCAAGGTGGCCCCGCCGGAAACGTTGCGGCGCCTGGCCTTGCACGATGACCCGGACGTGGCGTGTCCTGTCCTGCTCACGTCTCAGGCGCTCTCGGCTGCGGATCTTGCCGCAGTCGCCGCCTCGAGCAGCGAGCGGCATCAACTCGCGATCGGCGCCCGCAACTGCATCGAGGCGGCCGTGAGCGAGGCGCTGATCGAGAGCGGGACTTCCGCCGTCTGCCTTGCATTGATCAAGAACCCGGGAGCCAAATTCTCCGAGGCGGCCTATGCCGCACTGATCGCCAGGGCCGACGAGGACGGCGAGATCGCCAAGGCGCTGGCGCTGCGGCCCGGCACACCCGACCAGGTCGTGCGAAAGCTGCTCTCCGTCTCCCCCGGCAAGCCCCCGCCGGCCAAGCCCACCGCGTCCGCCGTTTCTCCCGCGCAAGCAGCAGCGCCGAAGCCGCCCTCCCCGGCCGCCTATGCGAGCGCACGGCCGGAAATCGTCGCGCTCAACCGCGTCGGCAAGCTCAACGACTCCGCAGTGAACCGCTTTGCGATCCGCGGCGAGACCGCCAATCTGTACACGGCGCTGTCGGTACTCTCGGGGGCCCCGATCGCGATCGTCGAGCGCGTCATGATCGACGACGACTGCGAGGGCCTGGTCATGGCCTGCCGGGCGTCGCGCCTGAACTGGGCGACCACGCTCGCGATCCTGAGCAACCGCAGCGGCGCACGTCTCTCCTTTGCCGCGCGTGAGCGCGCGCAACACATATTCGAGACACAGCTTCTGTCGACCAGCCAATGGACCGTGCGCTGGGGGGAAATCGCGGCAAGAGCCGGCACAGGCGATCAGGGACATCGCGGCGCGAAAATGGGGGCTAACCGATGA
- a CDS encoding PilZ domain-containing protein, whose protein sequence is MKFDGRKALRVRMDHKLSVNLMGSDGTWRRSCVLLDVSQSGAKIEVEGTLDVLQAKEFFMLLSSTGLAYRRCELVWIDGTTAGVHFISADGKKRPAIGKAMTAQNSVPSR, encoded by the coding sequence ATGAAGTTCGACGGGCGAAAGGCGCTTCGCGTGCGGATGGATCACAAGCTGTCCGTCAATCTGATGGGCTCGGACGGGACCTGGCGCCGCAGCTGCGTCCTGCTCGACGTGTCGCAGAGCGGCGCCAAGATCGAGGTCGAAGGCACGCTCGACGTGCTTCAGGCCAAGGAATTCTTCATGCTGCTGTCCTCGACCGGGCTCGCTTACCGGCGCTGCGAGCTGGTCTGGATCGACGGCACCACGGCCGGCGTTCACTTCATCAGCGCGGACGGCAAGAAGAGGCCCGCGATCGGAAAAGCCATGACGGCTCAGAACTCCGTTCCGAGCAGGTAG